In Carassius auratus strain Wakin chromosome 37, ASM336829v1, whole genome shotgun sequence, the DNA window CGACCCTTCAAAGAGTGCCTCTAGGGGTATCTGAGAGACTACAATAGCACAGAGGAGCAACCTAGCTCCGTAGGGGAGAAGGGTGCACTTCATCGACATGGTACATTAGTGCAGTGCACAGTCAGAGTCATCGTTGGAGTTGGCAGCTGAATCGGTAAATGATGGTGGACGTACAGTATTATGAATAATTCCATGTCCCCTTCTAAAGAGACATCTCGACCTGTACGACAAAGGAAGTTACCGAGCTGGGCTAAGAATTATCATTTTGACTCAAGGACGAATCCTCCTGAATTAGAGGGGGGAATAGTGTTGAGTATTGTTATCGGGTGATCATGTGATTGCTTTGATTGTATTCACCTGTGAACACAACATCAAATGACTCTTCAAAAAGAGGTGTGTGACATAAAGCAGTCTCTTCGAGGTGGTGACTTGTGGGGTCACGTTTTGCTGTTTCTTGGGGGCAATAAGCCCTCTGGAGATGAAAATAGACACTTCGAAATGAAAACAATTGTGCCCACCATATTGAAGGGTAATTCCAAACCAAAGTGCTCAAACTGGCCACTTTCAAAGGGCCTTTCGGAATGAAGGATTTCAAAGGGTGCAACTGATGGACACTTCGGGCTTTCATGATGCTTTGCACAGATTCTTTTCATGACGATGGCGCCTCTGTGTGGGCATGTGATTATGACGCAGAAGGGCACTTCAAGAAATGTTTGTTTGGTCCTCTACACCTTTCAACCCTTCGAAGCTCTCACTTCCAGAGGGTAAACCATCTGAAGGGATTAGGGCATATGGATGAGCCATTCCGATTGGAACTCAGCGTTTACTGAATTACTGAGTGAATCAGCCATTTTAACAAATTAACTcatttaccgccacctgctggtagTTTTAGTTTCTTCATACTCTGTATAATATCATTTATATAGAAAAAGGGTATAGGCTAATTAAAGGGATTATAGGAATACAGTacttcaacaaaaataaatacattctggCATCATTAAGCTTATCACTATCAtgatgtttcaaacctgtatgaattactTTCTTTTGCACAACTTAAAAGAAGGCATTTTGAATAATGTGTAAAAGTAAGCTGTTTTGGTCACTAGTGAATTTCATTGCATGACCAAAAAATACTGAGATATTTCTCAAatgattttcttttatgttccatactTTGTTAGGCCATTGTAGCCTAAACATTTAACAcaatcatatatttaaattatcttttgggaATAATCTTTTggattaattacaaattaattattagtttgattgtttgtttatgaTGGCCTTCATGCATTTTTACCTAAAAAGGCTGAATAGGTTTCTTTAGTTATGTGCTGATAGGACACGCTTTGTTCTTGCTAGCTAACAGGCAtatcaaattcttttttttatggaatgCTCCAAAAAATTATAGTTCGATGGCGAGACCATGTCCGAATAAGGAATGTTGAAACTAAATAAGTCTGTATGCTACACTGTTCTTGTGCATGAACGTTAttacattttgttgaatttgttttagttttgtcacCTCAAAAGTCACCACATAATCTCACTGAAACAGGCACAATTgcttttttaatttctgaaagaAATATGTTTAATCAGGTTTATTATGAATTTgaacctttttttctctcttaattaCGCATCCATATGAATTATTTACCAGATCTGCAATTAAGCCTCTCATTCATTAAGCAGACCTTATTACAAATGTTAACAGATGTTAAAAGTGTATCTCTTGCATTGCCTAATTTATTTCTTGGAGTGCCACAGTGCTGCATTAACATGGCATCTGCCTTTGCTGAAGAGAGACTGACTTACATAAGCATCTATGAATAATTTTTTGAGCATTGGAGTACATGCATGTGCTTTTTGCAGTGAGGTCCAGCCCATTTAGATGTAAAATACATGTAGCGAGAGTGGATGGGGTGACCTAACTTCGGTCAGTATACTGGTAGGttttaaatggaaatgaaatCTTGCTTGAAACAAGAAGAAATTGAAGATTGCAAACATGAAGATCCTCTGATTTTGAATGTGCTATGTCATCAGGGAGCTTAATGAGAAAGAACGAGGTGTAACTTTTAAAAGACGAAAGTAACTGTCATTTGATTGCAGTTTGCACCCTGTGTTCCAGGTTGGCACCCCACCAGTCATCCCtttcacatatatataaacacagacaACCTGCAAGGATAAATTATGAGTCACAGGGTTCTTTATTTACCAAAACATCCTCAACAAACAAAGCCGAGTTGAATTTGAATGATTATTGTTTAGTCCCCTGCTGATTGATTTTCGAGTCTAACTGAAGTAATGCATGTTTGAACGTAAGCAAAAGCATGAGAGATGACCTTTTGTTTTAGGATTTATGGCACTTTCAGACTTCTTGAAAAGCATGATGTGAATAAATCCTCTGAGGATTTCCAATTTAGACAATAAAGCTGACCCCTGACATTCTGTACAAATCCTTGGCACCTTGCTGCATGATGAAGGGTCCTTGAAGAGTGTTGCCCTGGTGAATAACAGTATGTCAGCCGAAGGGTGTGCTCTGCAAGTTTATTATTGGCGAGAATGAAATGCAATTTCTCCAGTTACATGTCAGAGTATGAAGACTAAATCCCAAATTTGTCACCCAGGCCTCAATATTAAAGGAAAAACCAATTACAGTTTTTTGACTTTGGAATgtaatttatgaattatttaaagTTCTACTTTTATTATAAAGAATTTACTTATTATAGAATAATGCACGATAGAGTAGCTGTGTCTCCAGGTTCACTGGAGAGTGAGATTAGTGCAATGGCAGCAAGCCTCTCCACATTAGCACAGGGTACAGCTATTCCTGCTGTGAAGCTGGCAAAAGCTGAGGAGCTTAAAATAAAACCTAACATATCAACCTCTTTAACAACTTCATAGAGAAAAATGCTTATATTTAGcatgtttcaaattaaaaacaaacttatcagagtaaacattttattaaatcccTGATTTTCACCTCTCTTTTTGGCCCTCtgaatattttaaatcaattaatttattaGCACACTATGGTTTATGCAGTGTACATCAATTACATTATTGtagttatttaaatcaaaatcatATCTACattgctataaaaaaatatatatattattatcaatagaAAGAATACTGAATACTCTATCAGTTCAAAGTCATTGCCAGATGCAATTAAGCCTCACGTCTTTATTTCCTGCAGCTCCTATCCGGTTCTTTTGACAATTGTATTTATTCCCATTGGgaacatttaaacatttcacaGTGGCCAGTGAGTAACAGTTGAATAAATCAATCAGCATTTACAGAGGTTGTTCTCCCTGTTCCTTAATACTTGATCTTAAttgctgtcatttatttattcctgACTTCATGTTAGTAATGGTACCTTGCTGTGGAGAAATctctgaggtgtttttcctgacTGATTGTGAAGTGCTGTTAATGATGTAGTCTGACTGCATCAAAGGGCAATACTTTAACCGCCAGGACATCTGGTCAATTACAGCTTCTCATCAAGGAAGGAGAAGTTCAGGCTCCTGGAAATAGAGCTTCAATGTCAGGCACcataatattcacatttaaaaaaaaaaaaaaaaaaaaaaaaaccctgttagCTTGTACTTCCAGTGTGTGTGCCAGAGCCCCGATGAGGTCTGGCTAATAATATCACCTCCTCTTGCTTTCAGTGCGTTTGGGCTGTCCTTCAGGGCTGTGTGATTTATTAGTCTTGAGACTTCTTTGTTTCAGAGGTAGCGGCGGGAATCATGTTCACATGGAGTGATGTATTGTGTGGAATCTGCTCGGGGCGTGCAATGTACCAAAGAACAGCAGACAGCGGTTCCAAACACTGACAGGGTCATTCTTACTTCCCTTTGTTAAGTTTAGATTGCAATTATAATGATGCCGGGTGGAATTTGTGTCATTAAACTAGGATTCAAAGACATCAAACTGGAGCAGAGTGCTTATGTGATATGTCTATGATAAAGCACACCTAAAAGAAGCAATATATCGGTGGATAAAGTGTTTTTGTGTAGAAGATCTCTTTTTGATCAGTAGGATGTAAGGCATGAAGAATGTTGCTTCCAGAGCTTGATACCCATATAGAAGATCAGTATCTTAAGAGTCTTTCCAGGCTGGAAAACATCACTCTTGCATCCTTTGTACATGGTATAGGTTGAAGGACGTGTCTCTGTGATTGAACTGATATGTGTGCGGGCACTTCTTAAACCATTGGCAGTAGATTCACCTTGAAATCTTCCCTGCACTGATGTATTGGAATACATTTCtgaaatacttatttatttattgcctaaTTCAAAAGGAGGTTTTATAGATGGTTTAAATTAAAACGTACAATATTTATAAGGTTCTGCAATTAGTAATTACAAAGTCATTTTTATTCAGCTGTTGCCATGACATTCAGGACACTATGAAAGAAAGAAGACCAACTGTAACTGAGTATGCAAGTACCACTAAGGTGCCAACACTGTcagtaaaaatgtgaattaaCTGAATCAATCAACATCAATGGCagattttcttaaatatattacatacttTTCTTAAATATCTTACAaggatgaataaatgaacatcaagttatttttcataaattcatattatattagTCAGACTGCATGGAGAACAATTAAAACAGTGGCATGAGTAGCAATAAACTGATCAAAGTTCATTTGATGACTGGTAGTGTTAAAGTTACCATTTTTAAAAAGATGCTATACATGTCTAGAATTAAACTACAAGAGTACAGTCTTTAACCtcataatttacaatattaaactGACAGATGTCCTCTGTGAATAAAGTACACTGCTATTCCATTACACATTGAAGTCTGAATGTGAATATATTTGCAGGCACATTGATTCCAGATCGCCCCCTAGGAAATGGACAGGAACCAGCCTTCATGCTGTGCTGCCACAGATGGAAAAACAAGACTGAAAGACTCAGCGGGAAAGCGTGTCACAGCATTCAGAAAGAGGTACAATTTACAGAACAGCCATTGGTCATTCATGTTCAGTTCAGGTATAACATGAGAACAAAACCTCTTGACTGGTATAGGTTCTCTGAAACACTTGGAAAAACATTttcttgcttttcttttcttttgctttttagtCTTAGACGCTTGACGTTCTGCTGATGACATATCCATTTATTTCCCATTTGGTTTATAGAACAAAAGACAATATGTGGCCTCAATAGGGTGGCTTGCAAAGCATAACTTTTAAATCCTTAGATTATGGAAATCAGGCCAATAATAAAAGCATAATGTGGACTTTGTTTCATGTCCAAATACTAAAGCAATCACAAGTTTAATCATATAAAATCAATTAACCACAGCAGTTTGTTTGGTGCCCTAAGCATCTTAATTATACACCTTTTCTCTTTCAGGCCTGTTACTTTGTTTTAAGTAGGAATGCATAGGGACAATATTGATTATTGGTCagtattcatgtttttttattgaatctgttcatgttaactttattttcttcattttacatttaaattagctTTGCAGTCAACTACAGTTCCCTTTGTGTGAATCTACTTTTCacctattatatttttatattacattatatattgcataatatACTTACTGCTTATTGGCCATTAAATGCAACTTTAACATTGGTGCTATTTTTGGTTTTATACGATGCATTTACCTTTGTATATTTatgtcttttttaatatatattttttattttgtaatagtttctttaaaaaatattttgaatttcagcattttaattttaatatttaatttagcaattcttcttcttattattatttttgttaacacATGACTTTTAACAACCTATTTTAATCTCTAATCATCATTCATGTTAACTATTtctttttacaatattaattGTAACTTTATATGCATAGACGTTTAATATCCAAGAACGTGGTCACAGAGCCACTTACTGCATGTTGATGTGTTGTTTATCATCTGTTGGCCAAGCATGCTGACAGAAATTAAAGGCACCTGCCCACCCCTGTCATTTCACAGCTAGAAGAACATAAACACCTTGCTTCTAATAATATGACTATTGGTGTGACACGCTCAGCCTTCGGTCACATTATTAGTGGCAAGCACTGATGAGGATTTGGAGGGCAGAAGGGGCGGAATGCAGTGAAGTGGAGTGATGAAAACATCTGTATGGTTGCTCGTACACTGCATACTTTGTTCTCGTGTTCTATTATGCTTTATACATTTGTCCTCAGGTACTTAAATAGATGGTTCACCGCAAAaagaaaattctatcatcatttactcaccctcacgttgttccaaagctgtcagctttagatttttttatgtccATATGATGGAAAACAGCAGGGTCCAGTGTGACAGTCATATAGGTTTAAGTTTAGAATTTAAGTTTATGGGTAAACTATCCTTTTTACCAtaatcaatgacaaaaaaaataaaaattacttctATGCCGTACttatataaatatagcctataatATAAGCACAGAAATAAACATCAAAGAATACAATATGAAATACAAACATGATACTGGTGTATTCATCGCTCTTTGATTTTGATTACTATTTTGCTCATTAATCAAGCAATATGTTCTAATTTATAAAGccttttataaaacatttcatgAAGCTTTACAACCATTCCAATTTCACTTAATTGAAGTCATTGCAATTTGACTTAATTGAAGTGACTGAAAGCTCTTCTGTGAGAGCAATAAAGAATTCATTAAAAACGTCTCTCAGTCTGCATGTGACTGCATGAGTCCCTAGAGAGACGTGAAGAGTACGGACAGCCTACACCAGGTCAGGTCTTTCAGCTAGTTTCAAAGCCTCATGCATGCTGGCTGCTGATAGCTTGCGGTTGATGTTGCGATACCGGCAGCGGATGAGGTTGTGGTAGGTGGTCCTGAGGTCTCTGTTGAAGAATGCATAAATGAAAGGGTTGATGAGCGAGTTGGCATAACCCAGCCAAAGCAGCGTCCTCTCCACCCACAAAGGCACGCAGCTACACTGCACTCCACAGATGAACGGCCGCGCCGTAGAAAGCAGGAAGAAAGGCAGCCAGCATATTGCAAAAGCACCCACAACAATCCCGAGGGTGGCCGCTGCCTTCTGCTCTCTTTTGAAAATGGAGATGTTTTTACGGTCATTTTTGAAAAGGCGAGAAAAGCTCACACACACCTCCACCTCCCTCTGCAGCTTTAGGACCGCAGTCACACAGTTCACACTTTCCTCATCTTCGGCTTTGGGAAAGCCAGCGATTGTGTGTTTGGCAACACTCACCTTTGCCACTCTGTATATCCGGTAGTACATAATGAGCATCACAGACATGGGGATGTAGAAGGCCACGGCGGTGGAGTATATAGTGTAGCCCAGGTCCTGGCTGATCAGACACACATTGTCATCGTTGACATTCTGAGCCCATCCAAACAGTGGGGGCAGGGTGATGGAAGCAGAGAGAAGCCATACAGACAGCACTATTTTG includes these proteins:
- the htr7 gene encoding 5-hydroxytryptamine receptor 7; the encoded protein is MRATSFQNQGQLSAVNMISTLTKDRVQALMTSLTSEVMDVRFLNKMHDTTTHLPTPSFMDNETRCGEPILSYGHVEKVLIGGVLTLLTFLTICGNLLVVISVCFVKKLKQPSNYLIVSLAVADLSVAVVVMPFVSITDLIGGQWIFGRVFCNVFIAMDVMCCTASIMTLCVISIDRYLGITKPLTYPVRQSGKCMAKIVLSVWLLSASITLPPLFGWAQNVNDDNVCLISQDLGYTIYSTAVAFYIPMSVMLIMYYRIYRVAKVSVAKHTIAGFPKAEDEESVNCVTAVLKLQREVEVCVSFSRLFKNDRKNISIFKREQKAAATLGIVVGAFAICWLPFFLLSTARPFICGVQCSCVPLWVERTLLWLGYANSLINPFIYAFFNRDLRTTYHNLIRCRYRNINRKLSAASMHEALKLAERPDLV